Part of the Marinicella rhabdoformis genome is shown below.
ATGCGATTTTTTTGCAAAAATGCCGCAATGGTATCTGCCAACCACACCATCAAAAGTGCACCAATCAAGATAGCCGTCGCCATAACGTAAAAATTATCTGTCAATGCCATGGCAGACAAAATAGAATCAAATGAAAACACCACATTCATGGTCACAATCAACACCAAAGCTGTTGTGAAACTGGACTTTTTCTCTTTCTGTTCAGCCATTGCATCTTCTAATGACAGCATGTGCCAAATTTCTTTCATCGCTGTATAGATGATGAAAACACCACCCAAGAGCACGACCACCGCACGCAGGTTAAAGGAACCTTCAACCACGCCTTCCCAACCCAAGGTAAACATCGGCTCTGTAAAGTAAGACAACAGTTTCAGCAAAGCAAATAAAAGCACCAAACGGAACAACACCGCCAACCAAATGCCGGTCTTACGCAACTTAGACTGCTGCGATTTTTCAACACGTTGTGACTCGATGATGATGTAAAGCAAGTTATCAAAGCCCAAAACAGCCTGTAACATCACCAACATACCCAAAGTGAACAAATTCTCTAACGTAAACAACCCTTCCATAATCAACTCAAGCAAAAAACAATCATTCTCAACAATGAAGCGATTTTTTGCAAGTCACAAATGATTGATTTATTGGTGATTCGACTTCAATACTTGAATTCCCCCTCCTCAACCCACAGCTTTGTCAAATGAACATGCAATCCTTAGAACTCAAAATGCCACCGGCCTTGTTGGTGCTGATTTTTGCCTCATTAATGTGGTCTCTAACTCAGCTTTTTCCTGAATTAAGTTTTCACGTCGAAAACAAAAAGCTGTGGATGCGATTAATTGGACTATTGGGCTCTTTGTTCATTGCTACCGGTATTTACAGCTTCCGCCGCGCCAAAACAACCGTCGATCCAACACAACCTGAAAACGCAACATCCATGGTTCAATCCGGCATATATAAATACACACGCAACCCCATGTACGTGGGCTTCCTGTTGTTTCTTACAGCTTTCGCCACCGTTTTAACACACGCACTGCCATGGTTATTGTTGCCAGCTTTTGTGCTATACATGAACCGCTTTCAGATCAAACCAGAAGAACAAGCTTTGCTGAAATTATTCGGCACCGAATATGAGGTTTACTGCCAAAAAGTACGACGTTGGATTTAAAACGCATTACCTTCATTGTGATAGAATCTTATTTTTATTCGATGAAATAGCATGAACAAATGGTGGTGGCTTGTTTTCGCTCCTGTGTTGGTTTGGTCTGGCATCAATCCCAAAGATTATTTTACTTGGTTTTTGGAGGTGCTGCCCGCCGTCATCGGCGCTGTTATTTTAGTCTCCACACGTAAATCATTTCCGCTGACGCCTTTGCTTTATGTTTTGATCTTGATTCACATGGTTATTCTGATGGTGGGCGGTCATTACACTTATGCTGAAGTGCCCTTGTTTGATTGGATTCGAGACTGGATGGGATCAGAAAGAAACAACTACGACAAAGTGGGTCATTTAGCCCAAGGCTTTATCCCCGCCATCATTGCCAGAGAAGTGCTGATCAGGCACCAAGTCGTGAATTCAGCCAAATGGCTGGTCGTCATAATAATCAGTATTTGCTTGGCCTTCAGTGCTTTTTATGAATTGATAGAATGGTTTGTAGCGATAGCATCTGGTCAATCAGCTGAAGCCTTTTTAGGCACCCAAGGTTATATTTGGGACACCCAGTCTGATATGGGCTACGCCTTATTAGGCAGTATTTTGGCACTGATGACACTTTCGAGGTGGCATGATAAACAACTTGACTCTGTTAAACAGCACCCCAAATGAAACCCAACAATTTAAATTAATCCAAGCTGCCTTTCATGGCTGAAATCAGTTCACCGTTTGCGGTGTCTCCACTGGCTTCCCAAAAGAAAGCACCACCCAGTTTTTCTTGGTTTACATAAGCCATTTTTGATGCAATGGTTTCAGGGGTATCATAACTCCACCATTCATCACCGCAAAATGCATAAGCAGTTCCTGCTACGACACCCGTCGCAGGACAACTTTGTTTCAAAACTTTATAAGTGTTATTTCCTGCTTCATACTCACCATCAGCCGCCCCAGTAGCTGAACCCCCAGGCTGGCTTTCAGTTACTCCTTGCCAGCCACGACCATAAAATCCCACGCCCAATGTGATTTTCGCTGCGGGTACACCTTCGGATTTGAGGTATTGAACTCCATAGTCACTGTGTGCATTGTTGTTAGGATTGTTTATGTGACTGTATAAAGGAGAATGGGGGGCAGTTGGCCCATTGGCATTCCATGCACCAAAGAAGTCATAAGACATGAGCATATAAAAATCTAAAAACTGAGCAGCTTCTCCATAATTGGCAG
Proteins encoded:
- a CDS encoding TerC family protein, with the protein product MEGLFTLENLFTLGMLVMLQAVLGFDNLLYIIIESQRVEKSQQSKLRKTGIWLAVLFRLVLLFALLKLLSYFTEPMFTLGWEGVVEGSFNLRAVVVLLGGVFIIYTAMKEIWHMLSLEDAMAEQKEKKSSFTTALVLIVTMNVVFSFDSILSAMALTDNFYVMATAILIGALLMVWLADTIAAFLQKNRMYEVLGLFILFIVGIMLLSEGGHIAHLKFFGHEITQMSKATFYFVIVILVITEIVQSRYSKKLSKMKMAHNDLAE
- a CDS encoding methyltransferase family protein, whose translation is MNMQSLELKMPPALLVLIFASLMWSLTQLFPELSFHVENKKLWMRLIGLLGSLFIATGIYSFRRAKTTVDPTQPENATSMVQSGIYKYTRNPMYVGFLLFLTAFATVLTHALPWLLLPAFVLYMNRFQIKPEEQALLKLFGTEYEVYCQKVRRWI
- a CDS encoding DUF2238 domain-containing protein, which translates into the protein MNKWWWLVFAPVLVWSGINPKDYFTWFLEVLPAVIGAVILVSTRKSFPLTPLLYVLILIHMVILMVGGHYTYAEVPLFDWIRDWMGSERNNYDKVGHLAQGFIPAIIAREVLIRHQVVNSAKWLVVIIISICLAFSAFYELIEWFVAIASGQSAEAFLGTQGYIWDTQSDMGYALLGSILALMTLSRWHDKQLDSVKQHPK